From Calliphora vicina chromosome 3, idCalVici1.1, whole genome shotgun sequence:
ataaaaaaattacgacatacaacgatacgacgctacgacaccaattgtgaattgggcagtTATTTAATGACTTGAAGTATCTCCCTTTTTGAGACGAGGCATACAATATACAAGCCTTTTACAATTAGAAATATCAAAATCTTCCCAAATctgatatattttatttttagtcttCTTTGTCTGTTCTTTTTTGACTGataattattttcgaaattttttttgggtttttagtAGGAATAATATCATGTTCTTTTAAAGATCTCCAAACAATCCGAACATTAGTATTGCTTTTACTGAttttaatagtttatttttggGACTTTGCTGTTCCGAAGTCAGCACTCTTGCAATTAGTTCAGCATCTCTGTcggtaatttttcgaaaaatgttggatatttatacattttttatttttgatgtttGAGAAAGTCTTAAGTcctttttcaattattttgttagACACTTGACACCTAGAACTACATATATCGGATGTTTGACtaaaaaatgcaggatttataACATATGTCGTATCTTTTGAACCCGgtttatgtttttataagtCGTTTTGAAGcaaacatatctgtcatttattatcacttagttattgaacattacagtgtaaacaacaaagttttttttgcttcgaaaatatagtattttctgcTAACAACGCGTCATATGCTGGAATTTTTGCATTACTTCTTTACATTGAAAAAATTCCGCTAACGCACACCGCTTGCTCACAAAAGCttatgaatgtgttccatcggtttcaaagtgcgagagatgcTTTTTCGGATTAGAAGTGGTGGTTTTGACACGgtagacaaagatcgcccaggacagccaaaaaaatttgtagaccaagaattggaggcatcacaccgtgaagattgttgtaaaactcaacaagagcttgcaagatCACTGGGAGCTAatcaagcaacaatttcaaaacgtatgcgagcagcaggattcaaccAAGAGCAAGGAAATTTTATACCaaatgaattgaagccgagagaccttgaaatacgtttttcatgtccgaaatgatgcttgaacctctataaaagaaaaacatttttgcaccgaatcattacttgcgacaaagaatggatccattacgataaccgaaacaaaccagccgaatcgacagtaaagccaaatattcattgcgctaaggtaatgctctgtagtTGGTGGTAACAAAAGGGTCCtttatattatgagctgctgaaatctgacaaaaccatcacagggaagctgtagcgaaagcaactgattcgtttgaagcgagcatttgctgAAAAACGatcagaatatgtggccagacatgaaaccgtaatattccatcgtcACATcgctcggccacatattgcaatctgttaaaatgtatttagaatgaaattttGCTTCGATCGATTCAGAACTCTCTCTCTTGAATAcgattcactttggaacagagtatcggaaattggcttgattcgttcttggcctcaaaatatcaGCATGTTGCCAGAATTCATacctaacaatggccaatactttgaataaatttattttgtacaatgtttcaaaataaatgctaaatatttgtatttattatacttTCACGCTTTTTATTCAATTTggtcgttttgttttttaatatttttctcagacattaaattatgttttttttctcgACCTATTGTCTCAttatctaacacccacctttaaGTATACCGATCGGCTCATAATCACCTTCTGATGCTCACAAATATCTCACTTATATCGGTATTCACACAAATATCTTCACAAATAcgatttgtattaaattaaattatatataaaaattgtgtgCGGATCGATCCATAACTGACCATAGCTTCCTTATAAAGCCcgatttcgaaaatcactttttttttttttttttatatataagtttgtcattccgtttgtaatttctacatttttcatttgcgaccccacaaagtatatatattctgaatcgttatagatagcggagtcgatatagccatgtccgtctgtgtgttgaaatcaactttctgaagcccccaaataacttacatacacgaatgatacatcaatatctccgaaattctgagatataaggaaaaaaccaggacaatttagatttttgacctatttctgacccatatctggattactaaatcattaatttagacaatatggatatttaatgatagatatttcaaaggcctgtgcaacgacgtatataagaccatagtaagttggacctacaatgggtcaaaatcggaaaaaatattttttaacccgaattttttttttcaccaacattttttttcactaaatattaaaaaaaaaatttaataactaaaaaaaaaattattaaatttaaaaaaaaaattaaaaaacaatttcgaaaaaacaactgaaaaaaaaattaaattttgtttacctaaaaatatttaaaaaaaaattattttaagtataatttggtgaagggtatataagattcggcacagccgaatataactctcttacttgtttttttatcaaTCAATGcgaatatcagaaaattttaaaattgttcaaactgaacactttaatatttttaaaattttgtttttgtgaatatttaaatattcgacCTGAAGCCACAATAGTAACGACTTACTCCTTTGATTTAATTTGCGTCAAGAATATACtgcttaaaaattcaaaagtaataaaaaagtcTTTCCTTTTGCTCCAtagtatattttaatttttaaaaattttcaaaatattaacatttatacattttttgagCTTCCCTACTAAACTTAGCCCTGTAGGACAATGAAACTTATTAAAGTGATCAATTAATGATAAACTTTACTACAAATAAAACTTACTATAACTGTTATTatgtaataatattaatattaagtaaagcaaaaaaaagGGTATTAAATATTCGTTTTTGCCAAATAACCTATTAAGGTGTTGTGTTGTTATCcgtggcatattttttaatttaaaacatttacgaTTTCCactaaaattcattaaaagcCACAAAATGCTCCTCTAgggaatacataaatataattttataccaACATGAGCCAAACAAGAAACACCAAAAAAGCGATTAATGTACAGACGAAAAAATACCCACCatcaaatacattttaaacgtttttctTGTACAATTTGTTGAaaacatataatttaaaataaggcGCAGTATTTGGCTGAAAgttgcatattttgtattacaatttattaacagaaaaatatctatttttgtataatttaaaaataagcagACATTGACCGATATTTATCGATCTTCCCCAAACGCAtcataaacaattaaaacatatttttgtttatttctttaattttttttgtttggtgagAAATTAAATTTACCACAATTTTATCATgcgtttcttttttatttatttgtgttttgcttataataaaattaatttatttctatgatTCACTCACCTTTTTTGTTGTGTCCATCATCGTCACTTAATTGTTGATCCGATCTGGTTTCAACATCCAATAATTCTGATGATGAGATATCGGAACGTTCATCATTGTTGTCCAGGgaatttttatgtatattaaatttgtgACATACTTCAAAAGCCTGACCTACTGTGCGCACAATACGCATTGCCTGAGActggaaaataaaatagaaaaatagaaaaagtttatttaagtttttgttatttttttctcatatcataactgattattttttttcctctcAAAATAAAGATGACAAACAACGTCagtgttaatgaaattttttttaattttcaactcttattgaaaaaaataaataaataaatatgtggcCACCGATATAAAAGTATTAAGCAAAGAGTAAATATTGTGGCAATACTTCCAGTAGAGATAGTTATAGAAATATCTGCTACTTTGTTAGcggaattattaaaataaaataaagcaattGACTATAACTGTTAATATTTTAAGTTCTTGTTGACAATATTCAAGTAATACGATcgtctattttttttaattataggtACAGGTAACAATTTAAACACGATTTAATTTATCCCCTGTCTCACCTGCTTTAAATCCTCTTCAGTTGGCATGGAATCATTTGTCGGTGTTGAACGCCTGCTACCTACTACATTATCACAGTTGGAATTATTAACACTATTATTACTTTTCTGGACATTCAAACCATTCGTGGTCACACTCACAACTTCGGCACTTTGACGACGGGACGATCGTTTACCCGCCACTACCGGTTCACGAAACGATAATTTCTTGCGCGGCTTATCGGTTTTAGGACGATCATTTAAAATACCACCACTAGTACTGGCTCCACTGCCCATACTGCTCGTACTCGAGTTGCCATTATCATACAAGGGAGACGGATTATGATCGTACACCACTCCCTCGGTAAGGGATTTACGTCTCTGGTAGCTGGGCGAGTAACGCGAAGGTGTTTGATAGCGTCCAGCCGATGGCGATCTCTTGCGACATACATCTGGACTACAGCGGGGGGCAGTTAGAGCAGTATATTGTTCGGGTGTGGTGTTTTGTCTTTGCAGTATGCTGCGTTTAGCATTCACTGGGGGTGGGTGGTGTCTGTTGTTGTTCGCTATAACGCGATTGTTGTTTAGAACCATGGATTTTGTATCATGATTCGAGGAATTGTCGGCTGaaagttttttgaatttaagGCGGGCTTTTAAAACACTCTCCGAGTGTTTACGTTCTTTATCACAGTTTTTAAGGGTCTTATTGACGGGTAATTCTTTCTTAATGAGATACACGGTGTTCTCATCATTGAAGAGTATGTGTTTGGGTGAGGCACAGCCACTGGTCGTGCCATTGGCATGAATAATGCCGTTGCCACATTTGGAGGGATCAGTGTGCTTGCACAGCTGGGCCAGTTCCTGTTGTTGATGATAGAAATATTCATCTTCCGTATCGTTACACTCGACAACTGGCTGGTGGTGATGGGCATGATTATTGTTGTAGTAGTCGTCCTCTTCCTCTTCATACTCTTCTTGCTGCAAATTACGGTGATAGGCCTCTTTTGCTCTCATGATATTCTCGATAAAGGTGTCGTCAAGAAAACGATGACTTTTGCCATCGCCATTATGTCTGCCATCGCCTGAGGTGGTGGCAAATTCCCGCTCTACACAATTGATGAGTTCATTGATATCTAGACTTTTATTGCGTCCCGTCACTTGGCGCGCTCTACGTATGTTGGATTTTTTATGGGTTCTTTCGTCTCTGCTGATTTTATCAGTTAACATATCTCGTATTATGCCGCCACCATTACGAAAGATATTGCGCTGATAGTTTAAAGAGGCCAAGGCGTCATTTTTATCTTCTGGCGGATTAGCATTACTGCCAGTTACATTAGTGGTGGCGGCGGTGATGATGTTTGTGTTGCTGGTAGCAGCAGCTGTAGATGagtcattttttgtttttgttggtttCTCACTGGCTGATTTTTTACTGCGTGACCAGGGTAGAAAATCAAAAGCTTTTGTTATGGGGCTTCTGGGAGTGTTGGTCTCCGATATGCCTCTCGTCTTCCATAAACCCCTTTTGGGATTATCTTTGACAGGGGAAATGGGCAGGGGTTTTGTGATGGTTTCATGCTTCATCATGTCACTGAttgtttcaataattttcaaacaaGAAGCCGAAAAAGTTCATTTGAAGTTTAAGGTCTTTTAGCTGACACTAATTGTACACAACCGTATGCAGACACATCATCCatgaatatttgtcaaatatttttcacactTGAAATCTTAATGAGACGAAATTTAAATACTGCCACCTGGTTAATAAtagtttgactttttttttattttatttttattgtttttgtggttattttaaatatttgtttgttctaTTGAACTGTATAAACAAGGTCATTATTGTTGGCGgttttaatgtttataaacaaataataataataattttgcggCATTAATCATGTATCGATAATTCGATGCTCATTTATCACAATTTAGTTACACATCCTTGTTTAAGGTCAGTCACTTCTTAAGGCAACACATGCGTATTTGTATTCACTTCAGTTGTCAACGCctttaatatttgcaattaatttCCCTTAATTCTGAACAGCCAACgttcaaaataacaaaaaatgtttattttttaagacaATTTATAAAACAACACACACTTTTGttctaaattttctttttcactatttttaaatcggtgagaaagtttattttgtatgtagtttttgttttttgttaaaaagtcgTTTAagcttttcgtttattttataactttttttgtctAAACACTCCAGctgtttgaaaattaaaatttatgatttagttttttattttttttttcaaattcattcTTAAAATACATGCACCACTTGTTATTAGTTGGATTTTAATGGAGGTCGGCGCTAAATTGACCTGCTAACATACATTTTACTCATTGATTTTAATTggaaacaattttgtttgatttttgtttttttttatatttttaactaatatTTTGTGGCTGTTCTTTCAAACATTTGATGGGGTTTTtatgttcaatatttttagtttttattaataaaatatgtttaataattttcaaacttGTCCttgtaaagatttttttattgatttttttggttataaattaTTGActgtttaatgtattttttaagtttcatgtTACCAATTATCATAaagaaatattatgaaaatatattcaatgttcctttatttttttatagtttaacataatttaaaatataattaatttaacaaacggtatacttttttattagaaaattgtgtcttgttaaaaatgcattaataattttaatggtAGATCGTTTAGTATcaattactacgtttatactagcctattcgcaaataaaaattatttgcaattaactaactcactgtttataagtcggaaaatttatgtttttatgtgatgccggatggtaaactttaataaattggtagtaatgattttgaacaaaatatgatcaattttttattttttaaatgcaaaaatgatagaatctaaaattcatatttgtctcgcaatccaattaatgccaaaacacaatgaaatattaaaaaaaagtcttaataaactaaaaatgttaaaacatatggcaatgctttaaatcttatttgcaaatagtgtcgttaattaggaattgttttcgtgagttagctattcgcaaataaaaaattaattcactgtttatgcggcaaatgtttctaaattcaacatttttatttgcgaataagccgtgcgtataaacgtagtaaatGACATTCTGAACAAAATAGAGAAAACTGATTCATTGTGGCAACTGAATTTATTATCATTCGAATGATTTGATTATTTATGCCAGTGATTGGCATTGACAGCCACCAGGAATCAAACGTAAACGACTATTCAGATGTACACAGCATTTTAATTTAAGGGAAACTTGTAAAAATGATCGAAAAGCAAACGTATTGAGATGTGCAAACGTATTGATACTAATGcccataatttcaataaataggcTTATCAGTGTTTacttacttatggagtaaaaatacttggtaatttttacccgtagatattgatttgaaattaatgtcaagttaccttttaagtaaatttgttgaaattacgggcataacCCCTGTAATTAGTTGATAATTGGGGAATTCACACTGtcataatatattatgatagtttaaacaaatttttgttgtatttcaaacaaaaagttctaaactaataagactatttgaactatgtttatagctttgtcataaaataaaactttaaaaaaaaaaaatcacaacaactattataatatattaggacattatgacaatatgactaatagcagaccatgtAAATACCCCaaatgttttatcaaaattcttttctacacaaaattccgGTTATGAGCCTTTGATAACTTTAGTACTCGTTTTTGAATACGGGTGTTAGTAATTGAaaactatcaattatctattgtAACTTAGGAGgtattcgcattttaaaattaaattttcaaaatttttacccaccctacttcaGTTTTTTGACAACAGCGGGGGTTtcgattttttcaatttttcttttattggactaacaacaaagtcatatgcatttgaattaaaaaagtctatttttcgttagtttttggcaaaaaatgtacttttcattttaagttatctaaaaaatttctaagacgaTGTATTAGggatttatactttttgaaaagctaatcttacgccaaatatttcaaataaaaaacaaattgaaaatttttgataccgagaattttttggtcatatttttcaataaaatattctataaatttcttaattgtcaaaagttaaacatatttttgaaaagtagacaaaatccatGTGACAAATTAATTAgcgaaaacttaacaactcgtgTGTGAAACCAGCActtatttgtagaaaatttattacaagagaaaaaagtaccattaggtcACTATTATGTCGATTTCGTGTCGATTAGGCTGGTTGGCCGTGAAGCCCGGCCTAATACGCTTCGGGATATCGTAATGAACCCATTTTTCATAGGAAGTAAGCAGCATTTAAGACATACAaaacgtctttcaaggtctatcAGCTACAATTTGTATGGTAACAAAttcccctgcttttggatgaatcatgctgcttgtaaagtttttgaaattgctaattATGTAGcctccaatgattttgcatttTGAGTTGACAAGAATCTTCATGGAgttatgcctccaattcttaatattaaaacttttttggctgacctgggcgatctttgatCTGTgtgaaaatcaccacttctgaaccgcacaaaccatctctcgcacgttgaaaccgatgaaacacattcacgaTAAGCTTTATGAGCAATAGGTGTGACTCAGCGgtataaaattcgatattttcgaagtaaaaacaactttgttgtttacacaatctataatgttcaataactaattgaGTATTAATGAAAGATATGTAccctttaaaatgacatataagttagtTAAGTTAAAAAGCAAAAACCGCGTTCCAAAGATgcaccatctattgtaaatcccacatttttaagtaacTTTAACACCAAATATCTTATgaaaaaactaccaaaaataAGTCCTAATTTTTTGATAAGTGAAGAATAtgatttaaagtttatttttaagtttaatagtTTAAACGATCCGTAAGAGTATCACAATACAGTTTTTTACCCGTTTTATAAACTAAAAAGTTAGCTAATTCATTGtgattataacaaaattcatcgGGAGTtcataatgaataaaatttcatacaacTATACTGTCCAATAAGGAAAATGGAAATTACTCTATAAAATTCATTTAGAATCATTTCATAATTACACAGAGAAAAACGATTCGTTATAGCAACCacatttgttgctaatcgaatgattctaccttagtaaccgaattttacagtagtttctacaacattttagaaggggtaacaaaagtttggttgcttcaaccgaaattcttctttgtcaactgactttctgttgatagaactgaaaaattctatgtgtgcaaccgagtCATTCAAATTCTGTTgttactacgaatctgttttctctgtgtagcttTAGAATTCGGCATAAttaagtttcatataaaaagaattTAGATTATTGTGCAAGTATCTGTATATAATTAAGCATAGCCTCTCGAACACCTGAATAACACAAAATATTGCTAtagaattaaatgtttataaagtaCTTTAACAAACCCTGCGGCGACCAGTCTATATTTTAGCAAGGCCTATTGTTTTCCGAgaaagtttctccaaaaaagaATCGTGAAAAATTTGCCTAGGTGAGGATATACAACAACCGtttgaattattttgaaaacactGTTTTAAAGTAGGttgtagtactttagtacctctaactcagacatttttagaccgattttattttatgtatgcataaaatctatattccaagaaattgtttaagttattataaaaagtttaaaattttttttttattttttttttttggtaattttacaaattcaacaatagttattttaatttttataccctacaccaccatagtggggaagctataatgcgtttgtgcagatgtttgtaacgcccaaaaatattagtctaacacccaccttaaagtataccgatcgacttagaatcattttctgagttgattaaacgatgtccgtccgttcgcctggtcggctggttggctgtccatgtaaaccttgtgcgcagagtacaggtcgcaattttgaagatatttcgatgaaatttggtacgtattattttttcggctcaaggaccaagcctattgaaactagctgaaatcggtaaattatttcacctagcccccatacaaatgtccttccgaaattggactttatcggtcataaatgtttaatttataaatgtatctagtgtttataaaaaaccgactttttaaaaaaccggtttgtcggttaaccttcgctttaccaaaggttttttatgtacatggtttaccaatacccacccgggtgacactacacttctataaatatatgcgacgaacgaaattttaaaaaattgaaaaaaccttataaaaactttaaaatgtttctattaaattctatagaactctaaaatttgttcagtgagtataaatttcatttaaatcgaaacaaaattaaaaaaaatattaaaccaataaaaacgatgtggtcacccgggtgggtattggtaaagcgaaggttaaccgaaaattgggcttttttagaaaatcggtttttcggttaaccgacatcgaaaaaaccggttaaaccggttaaccgtcatatatatgtagaaaacataaaatgtccaataaagtatatacagctttaaaatttgtagtttttagtagtcaggaatggttaatattaaataactataaatatacaaaagtgctgaGTTCatcttattttgtaaaaatttcaaaattattatctcagttaaatggaattgagtataaatatgttactaaatatataatatacttgttttaattattggtttattcattaaagttttctgatatggaacagaaaatgtgattatttgtcattataaatcataccaaataattaataaaactccattatcagatttcaaaatatttcaaattatggattttggaacattgttatttctgaaaaggactttgtacactaagctaacgaaatgaataataaaataaaattttaagaacaaaacacactaatgaagtcaaatttattgaaagaaggtatgtacatcaaattcaacttgacgtttggtaaaatcatcactaagtttatattgaatcattattaagattttgcttaacttcttgaattctgcggaatttaatttttatagtttgattatgtgcaatttattctgaaaaagtttttaagtaaactcatcgtcctctactatttataatcattgtaattcttaaaaatatcaatctaaataggtttatattgtaaatcagcagtttaggtttcaaatcagacaaataatgtttgtacaatgaatataaaaaatgcacaaaaccatgaggtttcttaattttaaacctaaattttaaaaacctgttaaccgagtgataaaaaccggataaaccggttaaccgaaaatcaacattttaaattaaccggttcgcaaaaaaccgagatttcgaagaaaaacctgtttttcggttaaccggtttataaacactaaatgtatctccacaaattgcgctctaaataagttgtatatatacaaaattcatgtcaccaaattttgttagtcatagctcccatatagacccgcatccgaaaatcactttaacgtgcataaatcgcttaaaaaggttgatatactcacaaaattcaacatagtaaactttcatatagacataaatcacacggcctaatttcatggtgatcggtccataattggtcatagcccccatataaccccacttccgaaaatcactcaaaaatataaattattgaaattttaaaagaaaaatgtttttgcacttttacttagtatatggtattatatggtcgggcttgatcgaccatactttcttacttgttttttttttatttttagaaaatactcaaaaaggtattaataaaaagttgaataacttttacaattttcaatcgatttgaaaaattaaaactatgttttattaagaactaaattttctttataaattgttataagctttcataacaaaataagcaatgacaggcgaataaaattaaaaaagttgaaaaatttagtttttcttttagatattcttaaccaAAACATGttattttaaagcgtaatcatttaaatttgaacaaaaactgactgagttataggtcgataagttgacaaacatcactgaaaacgatttttttagaataacttctgaatttgatggtgtttctgaaattttttgacacaattttttatgtactcagcaagacctataacccacgctaggtcgttttccaagttttttgcCATCGTAACACCGTGTAATTATTCTTCTGGCTGATGAAGGACATCACATAGTCAGGCATAATCGATTAAAGTTCCTTAGTTATTAGtattgcaatttaaaaataaactgtataataATTTAGCACAGGATATTTGTCATTCAATTTTATCACACACTTGTATGTATCATATCAATAGCTATTAAATCATCAATTGTTAATTAATGCATTTATAaatgtaagtaaataaataaatttgaattatagcctattttacaacaaataaatttcaattatttctataaaattatttcatttaaatacaacttaaattgTTTCACAATAATACCATTGATACATTTTCTAAAGTgcttttttatttcaacaattccATAAATTTGTCTACAAAAtagtagtttttaatgaatttaagcaaaaactatggatgtatattaaaaataatttttcaacaataaataTGTCAACTGAGGCATGATCatgatattttaattaaatttttttttccactttttcttgttgaaataaaaaaattgaagaagattataattttatacatatttattcatgagaaatataaatttgaaatttcttttttgttaaataaaaataaatgatgatTAAATTGATGATAAAATCACAGtacaagtaaataaatatatttttaagcaaaaacatttttaccaaaaagaaaaacatattttttttttgtattattttgcattttggGCAAATAATTTGaggaaaaataaatgtatttttactgaCAAGCCAGACAGAgcagaaaaacagaaaatatttcaaatatcttTATAATGGATAAAGCAAGCATGAAG
This genomic window contains:
- the LOC135953381 gene encoding uncharacterized protein LOC135953381 isoform X2 encodes the protein MMKHETITKPLPISPVKDNPKRGLWKTRGISETNTPRSPITKAFDFLPWSRSKKSASEKPTKTKNDSSTAAATSNTNIITAATTNVTGSNANPPEDKNDALASLNYQRNIFRNGGGIIRDMLTDKISRDERTHKKSNIRRARQVTGRNKSLDINELINCVEREFATTSGDGRHNGDGKSHRFLDDTFIENIMRAKEAYHRNLQQEEYEEEEDDYYNNNHAHHHQPVVECNDTEDEYFYHQQQELAQLCKHTDPSKCGNGIIHANGTTSGCASPKHILFNDENTVYLIKKELPVNKTLKNCDKERKHSESVLKARLKFKKLSADNSSNHDTKSMVLNNNRVIANNNRHHPPPVNAKRSILQRQNTTPEQYTALTAPRCSPDVCRKRSPSAGRYQTPSRYSPSYQRRKSLTEGVVYDHNPSPLYDNGNSSTSSMGSGASTSGGILNDRPKTDKPRKKLSFREPVVAGKRSSRRQSAEVVSVTTNGLNVQKSNNSVNNSNCDNVVGSRRSTPTNDSMPTEEDLKQSQAMRIVRTVGQAFEVCHKFNIHKNSLDNNDERSDISSSELLDVETRSDQQLSDDDGHNKKAHTPELNLPQRPNHLELVPQTNLSKSGSFMTDEDKSPTTPSSPSREIHKLKDQLEQQAMQTRQALAQLMLVREQLISETNARIEAQARTQQLLQQNRELLEHLASLGAYTEQQTPGLTSANIGMAPQLSSTAKVARWFQQLPWHTASLSRPESGFVSGDSRSEKFNDDTLFCSIKDTDYLCDEFLLVEGSSTIWTKLSAKKRRKLLGMRLGKVTTF
- the LOC135953381 gene encoding hybrid signal transduction histidine kinase A isoform X1; this translates as MMKHETITKPLPISPVKDNPKRGLWKTRGISETNTPRSPITKAFDFLPWSRSKKSASEKPTKTKNDSSTAAATSNTNIITAATTNVTGSNANPPEDKNDALASLNYQRNIFRNGGGIIRDMLTDKISRDERTHKKSNIRRARQVTGRNKSLDINELINCVEREFATTSGDGRHNGDGKSHRFLDDTFIENIMRAKEAYHRNLQQEEYEEEEDDYYNNNHAHHHQPVVECNDTEDEYFYHQQQELAQLCKHTDPSKCGNGIIHANGTTSGCASPKHILFNDENTVYLIKKELPVNKTLKNCDKERKHSESVLKARLKFKKLSADNSSNHDTKSMVLNNNRVIANNNRHHPPPVNAKRSILQRQNTTPEQYTALTAPRCSPDVCRKRSPSAGRYQTPSRYSPSYQRRKSLTEGVVYDHNPSPLYDNGNSSTSSMGSGASTSGGILNDRPKTDKPRKKLSFREPVVAGKRSSRRQSAEVVSVTTNGLNVQKSNNSVNNSNCDNVVGSRRSTPTNDSMPTEEDLKQSQAMRIVRTVGQAFEVCHKFNIHKNSLDNNDERSDISSSELLDVETRSDQQLSDDDGHNKKAHTPELNLPQRPNHLELVPQTNLSKSGSFMTDEDKSPTTPSSPSREIHKLKDQLEQQAMQTRQALAQLMLVREQLISETNARIEAQARTQQLLQQNRELLEHLASLGAYTEQQTPGLTSANIGMAPQNHLQMLLQATAGNANNNLATINQQINNLGSINQQLTSLSHQLSGLNQQTQNLQNFQQQQQQHTPVTSSAGAQGNSLTAQTPTTSLHQSQLHLNVSAANATSATNTLSTSPFPSMNQLQNITTQLQQLNSPPAMQQQQQQQAQDALSKDLFNVNQELLNRLQALNLGATASGAISIANGGGGGGGTPQPTPSPHNSFFFVNPMSCSPSNNNNTASSNYNLLNTPSSMGNLTPSPMGTLNRNSYSNSPITDEMRMSMEKNLNALDEQLMKAISNGNIAASGSRENSRSSSTVESPLTSMVRSTSNLNNNNDISPSTSSSSPRYNTVMLKVTDEAGNVTNQRKLSATPSFITRSTSEKVPNRSQIMSQVQRTAWARHTTK